Genomic window (Nicotiana sylvestris chromosome 7, ASM39365v2, whole genome shotgun sequence):
acctgatctGGCCCTGCTGGATCGGTTTGGCCTAGAGCATCTTCCTTAAACTCTATCTGAGGCtttgccgctggtgctgctgctcttgGCTGAGCCctgcctctacctcggcctctagcacggacTCGGCCTtggcctctgcccctcgtaggagctgccactgggggctcgggctgatGAACAACGAATAAAGAAGCACGCGTTcacgccatctgcgaaagaatagagtagaagttcaattagcattgagaagtcaaatcgcacgacagagaagaataaatgtgaagttattcctaaactctgtagcctctgggataagcacagacgtctctgtaccgatccctcagactctacctaacttgttcatgaattgtgagacctaagcaaccaagagctctgataccaacttgtcacgacccagatttctcagcctcgggagtcatgatgtcACCTATTCGTGAAAGTCAGGCAAGCGAActattagggttttaacccattAGCAATCAACCCGAACATATATAAGCAATAACTACAGCTAAACAGATGAAAAGTGAGAAAGAGTTATAACAAATTCAAGTAAACCAATACTTGTATACCtaagaatctggtgtcacaaattCACGAACCTCTACGAATTACTACAAACACTAGCTTGAAAAGAAAAGTACAACTATTCTCGGAATGAAAAGAGACAGCAGAAAGCTAAAATAGGGAAGGGGGACTTTAGGCTTtacggacgccagcagatctaccttggtctccctggacagaaggcagctacctcagctactcaccgggtccggtaccgaaatctgcacaaaatAGTGCAGAGTGTtgcatcagtacaaccgaccccatgtactgagtaagtgtcaagcctatcctcggcgaagtagtgatgatactaggacacgacaaccaaataaacctgtgcagttaaatcatatacaaacaaaATCATAATAACAGGAATCAAAAGAATAAggtgggaaggggacatgctgcAGGGGATATCAGATTCTAACAATAAACCAATAAAGAAGCATCAATTAAGAAGTATAATGAACATCATATCTATATCAACAAGAATAATAAAACGGTAatacgtgcacgacatcacccttcgtgcttttactcttgtcctctcCATATgaaacggcacggcatcacccttcgtgcattacctctcataatcatggcacgacatcactcttcgtgcattattcctcacaatatcggcacgacatcacccttcgtacattaactctcaaatcatggcacgacatcacccttcgtgcattaacactcataatatcggcacgacatcacccttcgtgctttacactcacccataatatcatgcacgacatcacccttcatgctttacactcttccttacccaaacaatagaaataatacgtcctggcaagggaatcaataatatcaacaataacatcccggcaagggattcagctataaccaatctcgttttcaataattactttacaaaatgaaactcaacttgagccaatactcaacaatagtcAATTACCAAGGAACTTTCAAAAGCTTTATTCAAcattgataatcatcaatttGTACATGATCGATACCTtatagagtcacaacaatcatgatataagactcacgggcatgcttgacaccaacgtatagatactcgtcaccatacctatacgtcatactcaatactaacacatagcaaataagaccataacttctattccctcaagctaaggttaggccaaacacttaccttgattccACGGACATGATTAAGCCTCAATTATCGtgttacctctcggttccacttccaatttgtgtatatctagtcataatttacttaataacatcaataaatgctaaataaaccaattctaatgcatgaaaatagatttcccattgttttccccaaaaagtcaaaatttgaccccgggcccgctggGTCAAAAGTCGAAGTTCGAatcaaaactcgattacccattcactcacgaactcaaataggcaattagttttgaaatcggacctcaaattgaggtccaaatccacaaaatttgaaaatcctaatttctacccaaaaacacacaatttcccatgaaaaaccctagattttgaagataaattatgtaaaaagatggattagattaaagaagatgagttagaaatcacttaattacgatttggagaagtttgagcttttgaaaaatcgcctaaggatgtttagggtttgagaaagtTGTAAAATGATGAAAAATCCCGTCTGAAATCCCACTTATCAGGTGCAGTTATTGCAATTGAGAttaggggttcgcaattgcgaaccctgggaATTTCTGCTatctttgcatttgcgacctCTAACCTATTTGGacaaccttcgcatttgcgaagtatatCTCGCATTTGTGAGAACGGTTGGCCTTgagttcttcgcatttgcggtcactgattacatcgcaattgcgagatcaggggcCTTATACACAGCTACAACATACCAGCAATctccctaagtccaaaatcacttcgtggcctatccaaaactcacccgagccctcggggctccaaacaaaaTGTGCACGCaaatctaaaaatatcatacagacttgctcgtgcgatcaaatcaccaaaatacatcaacaactatgaatttaacctcaaattcatgaaattctttaagaacattgaaatttgcattttctcaactaaaggtccgatttataccaaatcaactccgaatcataccaaatttcacatattcaacttaattagtattttaaacttgtaccgtGCTCCGAAACCAAGAtatgggcctgataccatcaagaacACGCATCATTTTACTTCTAAaaatctttatattttccagcaaataatgtttttttaaaaattcttttcttcgtctagggacctcggaattcgattccgggcatacgcccaagtcccatattttactacggaccctacgggaccgtcagatcacgggtccgggtccgtttacaaaAAATATTGACCAAGGTCAACTTTAATCAAATTTAAAGgtcaaattcattatttttcttaaatttcacctAAAAACTTTCCGGAAACGCGCTCGGACTGAGCAttcaaatcgaggtgagacaaaaaaagattttcaaggcctcgggatgCAGATTTAATTTCTAAAGCAAGAGATGACCTTTAGGGTGATCACAACAATACTCTTACAAATTGGCCAAAAACGTCAAATCTTCATAAAAAAATACATGTTTTTAATAAAAAGAAGTGCTTTTAGCTTTCAAGAAGATTGACCAATCAGACTTTAAGGTTCCAGTCTTAAAAAAAATTAGCTCAAAGCATAGAGCTTATCATGGTTTTTGAGTAGCCCCATAAATCGCAGTTTGAAgttagccaaaaaaaaaaaaaaaaaattaaggaaaaaaccAACATTTCTTTTTCTAACTACCCAAAGGTAGATGGGAAAGAGAAGTAAAATGGTTAGGTATTCAACTGTTATTGAATAGGAGCTCTGTGAGGATATCCCTTCCTCCTGCGCTTGCGCCTGATCTCGCCATTCTGAATTGCTTCAAAAGCTTCAATTGCACGTAGCGCACAACTCGCTTCATTTCTCTTCCTGGATAAGGCTTCTACCTACAAATTCCATCATATATAAGTATATTATTTACGTGCATTGATAGTATAATTTTTTATTGGTATGGTGGTATAGTTTAACATGTGATAGCAATTTTGTCATAGAAGATGACAATAAATTATAGCGAGGCTTTGAGGCACACGATCATTTTATCTGGCCCCATTCAACTGAATTTGCTAGAGCATTATATAAGAGTAGGCACATAAAAAATACACCctatcacttataatccttaacAATAATAAACTTTATAAAATCCTTAGCAAGTAATCGTTATAATCAATAATTATTAATATCATTATTCTATCATTCTTTGATTTCTTTCTCAATCGGTATAGAGGAGATACAGTATGAAGATCAGAATGAAATTGAATAAAACTTTGGTGAAGACAGTTGATTGTTTGTAGGTATAATTAAGAAACTGATATTATAAATCCCCTTATATAGGAGTtcatttctgtttttatttggGACAAATAAATAGAACGTACATGTCCAACTTCCAAATCTATGCAACAAAACATAAGTAGATGCAATGAACAATAGTGAAACTTGAACCACATGCATTTGGAAAACAGCAAATCCAATCGCTTAGATTAAAAATAGCCAAGGGATATATAACATATGTATAATccaatgtataatatatgtatattcaatatataatttatgtatacgactaagaaaataaacaacaAATTCAGCTGACTATTTGTATAAAGATCCGTATTTTTTATAAATCcaaagtttatttttaccttGCAGGAAATACAGCAGAAGCGATACTGGTCAGGGTCATTCAATCTCCTTTTGCAAATATAACAAGTAGCATCTCCAACAATTTGAGAGCCTGACCCACAATGTGGCAGCGGATTCAAAGAGATAACCCATTTCTTGTTGCATTTGTACGGCTGCAATAAACAAACAAGCAAACAACAATTACACCTCTGCTCCAAATAAATTGGGGtcggctatatatatatatatatatatttatgtatgtGAATTGAATTCTCATGTTTTTATTTAATTTCAACCTTTTGTCATTAGAAATCATCTCTTCTAACTAGTTTATGAGTCAATAACATTTCATATAGAGATGATAAGCATAAAAAGAACACACAATTGTAAATAGTTGATATTTTTTGTACAGCTTAGAAAGGAGTATcttgacaatctagccttagtcTAAATTAAATCACTCTTTAGCgaagaaaaagggggaaaaaagGACATACCCATTTTTCTTACCTCCCAAAGAATATCAACCAAAATTACGTTATATTCACGAATCAGCAATAATAACTGTGCCTCCATGCCAAATAAGTTGAAGTCGGCTATATAAATTCTCACTTCTCCGTTTAAGCTCAACTTACATCATCATATTATAATTATATTCAAGAATCAATTGTTAGAAAATTATACCTGGATTTTGGAGCAATCAATATGAATCTCCATCTCATCGAGGGGAACAACATCTTTGTAAACATGTCGGTAAATCTTTAGAAGCTTGTGGTCATTGTGTTTGTCTGAAGAAATGCAATACCTGCATAATGCTAAATCACAGGTAATGCAATACCTGTTCAATTCATTCTTTTGGAGTTCATGTACCAAACATGACCCAAAAAATGTCCTCTTTAAAAATGGACCAAGCCATCCTGGCATATTCGTCCTAGTTTCAACAGAGAATTCCTCCTACAAATTAAATATAATCATTATATATCTCAGGTCGATTTGATCGAGTTTCAAAAAGTCTTTTAGCTTATCAAATCAATGCCATCATTATATAGAGAAACCTAGACTTTACTACTCTTTTGGTACTTGGCTAAGTTCTAAGAATATCAAATGATGTATTTAAATTGGGTTAAGATGACCATATATAACCGCACATATGTAGAGAATACATACAATTTATCATCCGAAATGTACATTAGATTTTCTTTATGTATCCTTGATTGAATGGAAAGTTTTAGAGATAccatagaatatatatatatatatataggaattGGCAAAGTCATTAAAAAGTAGGTACCATTTTAGTTGAAACACGAAaatttccagcataatatgttggattatGGAGCTCATGTGTATAAACTTCTcacatattatattggaactccaacATGGTATGAAATTCGCACGTTATACTGGAATATGTAAAAGAttcgaactccaacatattatgctggaatttttccgcattttaagggtatttttgttcagatttcatctttacatgaaaaagtaactaaatttcgactacttttgaaactgtggttaTTTTTAATTACCAGTTGTAAATCAGGTTGTGATTTTTACCCAACATTGAATGATTAAAAATCGTGCTATTGAAATCAATTTACAATACTgtcaaaaaaattatttctctcaCAAAATTAAGTCTAGAAAAATTTCTTAATAAAGTTAGGTTAAAAAGACCATTTGCACAAAACAAGATGATGAAATCAAATTCGGACAAATTTTATCAATTATTACTACTATTTACCCTTTATGTCCCAAATTAGTTGTCAAGTTTCGCGTCTCGAAAACAAGTTTGACTCATCTTTGAAGCTAAATTGAATTAGATTCAATATTTTACAATTAAAAATTAGTTTTCTAaaagaaatatgaaaaatattacAAGTTATATTCTTCTCATGTCAATATGATAAAAATACATCTTAAAATATTGGTCTAAGTTTACATAATTTGACTCTCGAAAACCGAAATATGACAATTAATTTGGGAGTCTCATTTTATATTTTCAATCATAATATAACTCTACATAGTATGGACTAAATTCAGTTTCTCGAACAATTACTATACCTTTTATACAATATCATTTAAGAGCCTATGATACATAAATGATATTCAGGCCTCAAAAATTTCCTCAACAATCAAAGAAAATATATACAATCAATTTCGAATGAATTAAAATTCTAATGCAGAGTCCACCATATACTACTAAAAAAATGCGTTTTTCCGACGAATTAAAAAAAGGAAATTGGTAATGCTACCATATATATACGTACCTGCTCAATTGATTCAAGAGATGATGAACCAGAGCTACtcatttgatttttcttttccaattttgTCCTCTCAACAATGTTTGAATTTTCTGAAAATGGTATTTAAAAGAGAAATTATAGAAGAAAGGCACAGAAAATGTTTCAATTGTCCTAGTAGTAGTTTTCTGTACCTTTCTTCAACAATGTTTGAATTTTCTGAAAATGGTATTTAAAAGAGAAATTATAGAAGAAAGGCACAGAAAACTACTACTAGGATTTTATATATAGCCAATGCTTGTTCCCTTAAAGTGTAGTAATTGGCAAGAGAACAATGGGAGTACTTAATAAATACAACTGTTTTAGCCAATTTTTGTTTGTTTAGAAGAACATAAGGACAGATAGGACAAAGTTCTCTAACAGCCCGTTACATTTCAACAGCAATGAAATGTGGTACTTTTCTTCCTATTTTACCCTTCATCTGAAAATGTGACGGATCTAAGTATAgattacagcttgtttggatggttgttatcgTATAGTATTGATATACAATATTTGGGTAGATTGTATGTTTGCCATCATTTCATGATGTCATGCACCtataatatgaagaataaacttgtaatattataaagaaaaaataaGGTATAAGGTagaattatatattatataaaaaGATACATATGATGAaggataaaatatgattatttaataatatggAAGGGCaagactaaagaaaaaaaaaggtaacgacgtcaccacaccaaatcggtcgttccATAAAGTTATATTTTTCATCGCTATGTAACTATGTATTTAACAATACGACAcgataaaatttaagtaacaatcgaaataaatattatatttaaagtaacaatacgatataaTATAgcaggtaacaaccatccaaacaagctgttagtgAATTTGGTAGAATCCGGAGTTTAGAGGTCGAACCATATATACATGTATGAATAACaaatataaattaaattaaatatgcGTTTAGAATTCCATATTAAACTCAAAACTCATGACGTTAAAATTCTGACCGGCGGGTTGGTGCTAGAATGGACTAAGTTGTCATTTCATTTTGCTAGCCAGGTAGTGTGAACGCAGACAGATTTTGTAACTCTATGAATTTTTGCCCTTTTCTATTTCTTGTCCTCCATTTTAAGTTCTTTTTCCCAAATAATTTCCTATCTGTAAAGTCAAACTTGCTTATTTAAATTTTCTCCAGATAAGAGGATTTGTTTACATTTATGATTCTTCCTCATTTGTATGAGGTAATTAGATTTCGTAAATTTGCAATCAAGGCAAATTATTATTAGTGtgtttattgtttttctttttaatattAAGTGCCAAACAgacataaatttaaaaataagggtatatgtatatatgtatatcctgaatatatatatatatatatatatatatatatatatatatatatatttaaataaatATTCAGGATATACACACCTTTATTTTTTGAGATATCGGTATGTTACGCAATGCTGTAGCAGACTTGGAGCTTGATCGGCATTTGATTACAACTTATAGTTGAAAATTAATTAATCGATAGTTTATGAAATTTAACATTGCTTAATTGACAACTCGATATAATTACTTGGAAGGGTTGCATTCACGTATGATCACGAAATTTTTCTCACAATAGTAGTAAAACCACAAATTTTTTCTATCAAATTAAAGTAACTAAACTTTACACACTATAATATTACAATTATACAATGATTTTTTATCTCGTTTCTATATATTTCGGTTACCTTAATATAATTAAAGAATAATTTCATGGCTTATTGTAAAATTCAATTGCTTTACCGGGAAAAAAATAGTCGCATCATTTTATTGTAAGATAGATAAGTTCACTAAAATTAATCCTAACCCTTTCGAACTCTATATTTTGACCAGCACCAACAAAAAGTTCAAAAGGACAAGAAAAGAAATTGTGACCATTCTTATTAAGAAACGAAATCTCTTAAGAGAAAAAACAAGTTGtgatatacaaaaaaaattaaattctctCTCTAAAAAATAACACTCTCTCCAACGGATAACCCAACGACTATATTGACCAGCGTGTCCCTTCACGCTCCACCAGATGGAGCCGTCGGGAGGCGTTCTTCCGGCGCGTAAAGAGAAGCAAAACATCCCTCTCGAGGGAGCGACACTACCACAGTAGGAATTGAAAAGAAAATCTCTTATGCGACATTTGTTACGACCCCGTCATCTTCTACCTTGAATCCAATCCGCCATGAAAGGGAAAAAGTAATTACAAAGAAGACAACTCACAATGCAATGCCAGCCATGATTTTCAAAGCCAAAAGATTATTGGCAGAAGAATGTAAGTACACTATCATTGGTTGATTTATTAAACCCCGCCCCCAAATTGATAGAATTAGGTCAATGTTTAAGGAGCTAATAACTCTGAAAGGATTTGCCAGAATCGGTTTTATGACAACTACAATGTCTTCATTGGTTTATTTGACGAGGAAGATTGGCAAACGatatggtttaaaaggataatTGAAATTGATGGTCGGCAAATGTGATTATAAAAATGGTTCCCTGATCTTAAGACTGGGGAAGACCTTCCTGTTGCCCCAATGTGGGTTCTTCTGCCGGGATTGTCATTCCACATGCACACACGGTATTATGTTAAAAAAATTCTTAGCTCTATTGGAATTCCTTTGATTTTAGATGCTGCTACTTATGGAAGAACTAGACCAAGTATGGCCAAGATTAGGGTGGAGGTTAATCTTCTTAAACCTCTGCCGGAAAGTGTCTTCATAGGCCAAGAATATGAGGATTCACCACTAGATGGTTA
Coding sequences:
- the LOC104231922 gene encoding protein RGF1 INDUCIBLE TRANSCRIPTION FACTOR 1-like yields the protein MPGWLGPFLKRTFFGSCLVHELQKNELNRYCITCDLALCRYCISSDKHNDHKLLKIYRHVYKDVVPLDEMEIHIDCSKIQPYKCNKKWVISLNPLPHCGSGSQIVGDATCYICKRRLNDPDQYRFCCISCKVEALSRKRNEASCALRAIEAFEAIQNGEIRRKRRRKGYPHRAPIQ